A genomic region of Anopheles coustani chromosome 3, idAnoCousDA_361_x.2, whole genome shotgun sequence contains the following coding sequences:
- the LOC131261194 gene encoding zinc finger FYVE domain-containing protein 1-like isoform X2, producing MMQAEDSDSLSWISDKHPTVGSSIVSHPPDIVSGPFTSLTLDCDDIDDRRSPMNGPTDGKKERSFLLMDEQERVCVKSADQFCRRLSVSPDTKLKVVSIFGNTGDGKSHTMNHALFGGRDVFRTSAEQASCTMGIWAAFQRQKNVLCLDTEGLLGETINENRQMRMLLKVLAVSDIIIYRTRAERLRTDMYKFLGTASKAFTKYFAGALQALDLPGPPQALGPAVIIFHETHNTEVLKEDDDGKKEEDILRERFGKLKLELSAFSSLRYVGVRTSKPPTNYEPLRMVWEKEIRNTAVRSPRLPRVVFEALMALNNKFNGDLSPLPFHAFPEQYFTCTSVCKSCDARCQLSMGHLELREDHRSTGCCKYQHQHENKVYLCNRCHVNGRQVVVSMQTQKSTDSSWMGLAMYAWSGYVIECPNCGEIYRSRQHWYGNQSPEQNAVRTEIVHVWNDGGLQQQGPKHSAQLVLDGVAYITDAMASVGSQPTKLVKSWVTDKIRPAYWRPDSEIIHCKGCISNFERLGLKKHHCRSCGEGFCSFCSKHEMPVPSRGWNYPVRVCNSCWNDGRNGGSVGGAAHDGTAGSNGNDPEDLQRRHQNGGDGVDEANNILVRRYGEVVINTISNIGAVLEYPKDFIKESARPSYWVPDAEALNCFICELEFGSPEELNTVYPLGKVDAGWGPVSSGSSGGSNKRTSHSPPSSSSSPAPSPARRNENGTNDSRRQQQQLPTSSSTTGGVSPASHHTVSMATPVPSSARSTSSASAYRTIDRRRHHCRACGNAVCASCSQNRRPVPKRGWLSDVRVCNGCFTTED from the exons ATGATGCAAGCGGAGGATAGCGACAGTCTTTCGTGGATCAGCGATAAG CATCCGACGGTCGGTAGCTCCATCGTGTCCCATCCACCGGATATCGTGTCCGGGCCGTTCACATCGCTCACGCTCGACTGCGATGACATAGACGACCGCCGATCGCCAATGAATGGCCCGACCGATGGCAAGAAGGAGCGCAGCTTCCTGCTCATGGACGAGCAGGAGCGCGTGTGCGTCAAGTCGGCCGACCAATTCTGCCGCCGGCTGTCCGTATCGCCCGACACCAAGCTGAAGGTGGTTTCGATCTTTGGCAACACGGGCGATGGCAAGTCGCACACCATGAatcacgcactgttcggcggCCGGGATGTGTTCCGCACTTCGGCCGAGCAGGCCTCGTGCACCATGGGCATCTGGGCGGCGTTCCAGCGTCAGAAGAACGTACTCTGCCTCGACACGGAGGGCCTGCTCGGTGAGACGATCAATGAAAATCGTCAAATGCGAATGCTGCTGAAGGTACTGGCCGTGTCCGACATCATCATCTATAGGACGCGCGCCGAGCGATTGCGCACCGACATGTACAAGTTCCTCGGTACCGCTTCCAAAGCATTCACAAAATACTTTGCCGGTGCGCTGCAGGCACTCGACCTGCCGGGCCCACCGCAAGCACTCGGGCCGGCTGTCATTATCTTCCACGAGACGCACAATACGGAGGTGCTCAAAgaggacgacgacggcaaGAAGGAGGAAGATATTTTGCGCGAGCGTTTCGGCAAACTCAAGCTGGAGCTCAGCGCGTTCAGTTCCCTCCGGTATGTGGGTGTACGGACGTCGAAACCACCCACCAACTACGAGCCACTGCGGATGGTTTGGGAGAAAGAGATCCGCAATACGGCCGTCCGGTCACCGCGGCTCCCGCGCGTCGTGTTCGAGGCGCTGATGGCGCTGAACAATAAGTTCAATGGTGACCTTAGCCCACTGCCCTTCCATGCTTTTCCGGAGCAGTACTTTACCTGTACGTCGGTGTGCAAGTCGTGCGACGCGCGCTGCCAGCTGTCGATGGGTCATCTCGAGCTGCGGGAGGACCACCGGTCGACGGGCTGCTGCAAGTACCAGCATCAGCACGAGAACAAGGTGTACCTGTGCAATCGGTGCCACGTGAACGGCCGCCAGGTGGTGGTCAGCATGCAGACACAGAAATCGACCGATTCGTCCTGGATGGGGCTTGCCATGTACGCCTGGAGTGGGTACGTCATCGAGTGTCCGAACTGTGGCGAGATTTATCGTTCCCGGCAGCATTGGTACGGAAACCAATCGCCGGAACAGAACGCCGTCCG CACCGAAATTGTGCACGTTTGGAACGATGGCGGTTTGCAGCAGCAGGGCCCGAAGCATTCCGCTCAGCTCGTCCTCGACGGGGTGGCCTACATCACCGATGCGATGGCCAGTGTCGGTTCGCAGCCGACGAAGCTGGTCAAATCGTGGGTTACGGACAAAATACGGCCAGCGTACTGGCGTCCGGACAGTGAGATTATT CACTGCAAAGGATGCATCAGCAACTTTGAGCGCCTCGGGCTAAAGAAGCACCACTGCCGGAGCTGTGGGGAAGGATTCTGTAGCTTTTGCTCGAAACACGAGATGCCCGTCCCGAgccgtggttggaactacccGGTGCGGGTGTGTAATAGCTGCTGGAACGACGGGCGTAACGGTGGAAGCGTCGGAGGAGCTGCCCATGATGGGACGGCGGGGTCCAACGGAAATGATCCAGAAGATTTGCAGCGGCGGCACCAGAATGGAG GCGATGGCGTGGACGAAGCGAACAACATTCTCGTGCGACGGTACGGTGAGGTGGTTATTAACACGATCAGCAATATTGGAGCCGTGTTGGAGTATCCAAAAG ATTTCATCAAGGAATCAGCACGCCCTTCGTACTGGGTGCCGGATGCCGAAGCGCTGAACTGTTTCATCTGCGAGCTGGAGTTTGGATCACCGGAGGAGCTCAACACGGTCTACCCGCTCGGTAAAGTGGATGCGGGTTGGGGTCCCGTTAGCAGCGGGTCATCCGGAGGAAGCAACAAGCGCACATCACACTCCCCACCTTCGTCATCCTCGTCCCCTGCACCATCCCCTGCTAGACGCAACGAAAATGGGACCAACGATTCGCGCcgtcagcaacagcagctgccAACGTCGTCATCCACCACCGGAGGCGTCTCCCCGGCCAGTCACCACACAGTCTCGATGGCCACCCCAGTGCCATCATCCGCACGCTCCACTTCGTCGGCCTCCGCGTATCGAACGATCGATCGGCGAAGGCACCACTGCCGGGCGTGTGGGAATGCCGTTTGTGCGAGCTGCTCGCAGAATCGCCGACCTGTCCCGAAGCGCGGTTGGCTGAGCGATGTCCGTGTGTGCAACGGTTGCTTCACGACGGAAGATTAA
- the LOC131261194 gene encoding zinc finger FYVE domain-containing protein 1-like isoform X1: MMQAEDSDSLSWISDKHPTVGSSIVSHPPDIVSGPFTSLTLDCDDIDDRRSPMNGPTDGKKERSFLLMDEQERVCVKSADQFCRRLSVSPDTKLKVVSIFGNTGDGKSHTMNHALFGGRDVFRTSAEQASCTMGIWAAFQRQKNVLCLDTEGLLGETINENRQMRMLLKVLAVSDIIIYRTRAERLRTDMYKFLGTASKAFTKYFAGALQALDLPGPPQALGPAVIIFHETHNTEVLKEDDDGKKEEDILRERFGKLKLELSAFSSLRYVGVRTSKPPTNYEPLRMVWEKEIRNTAVRSPRLPRVVFEALMALNNKFNGDLSPLPFHAFPEQYFTCTSVCKSCDARCQLSMGHLELREDHRSTGCCKYQHQHENKVYLCNRCHVNGRQVVVSMQTQKSTDSSWMGLAMYAWSGYVIECPNCGEIYRSRQHWYGNQSPEQNAVRTEIVHVWNDGGLQQQGPKHSAQLVLDGVAYITDAMASVGSQPTKLVKSWVTDKIRPAYWRPDSEIIHCKGCISNFERLGLKKHHCRSCGEGFCSFCSKHEMPVPSRGWNYPVRVCNSCWNDGRNGGSVGGAAHDGTAGSNGNDPEDLQRRHQNGDRGPTSTETPDLLLTSSSAGDGVDEANNILVRRYGEVVINTISNIGAVLEYPKDFIKESARPSYWVPDAEALNCFICELEFGSPEELNTVYPLGKVDAGWGPVSSGSSGGSNKRTSHSPPSSSSSPAPSPARRNENGTNDSRRQQQQLPTSSSTTGGVSPASHHTVSMATPVPSSARSTSSASAYRTIDRRRHHCRACGNAVCASCSQNRRPVPKRGWLSDVRVCNGCFTTED, translated from the exons ATGATGCAAGCGGAGGATAGCGACAGTCTTTCGTGGATCAGCGATAAG CATCCGACGGTCGGTAGCTCCATCGTGTCCCATCCACCGGATATCGTGTCCGGGCCGTTCACATCGCTCACGCTCGACTGCGATGACATAGACGACCGCCGATCGCCAATGAATGGCCCGACCGATGGCAAGAAGGAGCGCAGCTTCCTGCTCATGGACGAGCAGGAGCGCGTGTGCGTCAAGTCGGCCGACCAATTCTGCCGCCGGCTGTCCGTATCGCCCGACACCAAGCTGAAGGTGGTTTCGATCTTTGGCAACACGGGCGATGGCAAGTCGCACACCATGAatcacgcactgttcggcggCCGGGATGTGTTCCGCACTTCGGCCGAGCAGGCCTCGTGCACCATGGGCATCTGGGCGGCGTTCCAGCGTCAGAAGAACGTACTCTGCCTCGACACGGAGGGCCTGCTCGGTGAGACGATCAATGAAAATCGTCAAATGCGAATGCTGCTGAAGGTACTGGCCGTGTCCGACATCATCATCTATAGGACGCGCGCCGAGCGATTGCGCACCGACATGTACAAGTTCCTCGGTACCGCTTCCAAAGCATTCACAAAATACTTTGCCGGTGCGCTGCAGGCACTCGACCTGCCGGGCCCACCGCAAGCACTCGGGCCGGCTGTCATTATCTTCCACGAGACGCACAATACGGAGGTGCTCAAAgaggacgacgacggcaaGAAGGAGGAAGATATTTTGCGCGAGCGTTTCGGCAAACTCAAGCTGGAGCTCAGCGCGTTCAGTTCCCTCCGGTATGTGGGTGTACGGACGTCGAAACCACCCACCAACTACGAGCCACTGCGGATGGTTTGGGAGAAAGAGATCCGCAATACGGCCGTCCGGTCACCGCGGCTCCCGCGCGTCGTGTTCGAGGCGCTGATGGCGCTGAACAATAAGTTCAATGGTGACCTTAGCCCACTGCCCTTCCATGCTTTTCCGGAGCAGTACTTTACCTGTACGTCGGTGTGCAAGTCGTGCGACGCGCGCTGCCAGCTGTCGATGGGTCATCTCGAGCTGCGGGAGGACCACCGGTCGACGGGCTGCTGCAAGTACCAGCATCAGCACGAGAACAAGGTGTACCTGTGCAATCGGTGCCACGTGAACGGCCGCCAGGTGGTGGTCAGCATGCAGACACAGAAATCGACCGATTCGTCCTGGATGGGGCTTGCCATGTACGCCTGGAGTGGGTACGTCATCGAGTGTCCGAACTGTGGCGAGATTTATCGTTCCCGGCAGCATTGGTACGGAAACCAATCGCCGGAACAGAACGCCGTCCG CACCGAAATTGTGCACGTTTGGAACGATGGCGGTTTGCAGCAGCAGGGCCCGAAGCATTCCGCTCAGCTCGTCCTCGACGGGGTGGCCTACATCACCGATGCGATGGCCAGTGTCGGTTCGCAGCCGACGAAGCTGGTCAAATCGTGGGTTACGGACAAAATACGGCCAGCGTACTGGCGTCCGGACAGTGAGATTATT CACTGCAAAGGATGCATCAGCAACTTTGAGCGCCTCGGGCTAAAGAAGCACCACTGCCGGAGCTGTGGGGAAGGATTCTGTAGCTTTTGCTCGAAACACGAGATGCCCGTCCCGAgccgtggttggaactacccGGTGCGGGTGTGTAATAGCTGCTGGAACGACGGGCGTAACGGTGGAAGCGTCGGAGGAGCTGCCCATGATGGGACGGCGGGGTCCAACGGAAATGATCCAGAAGATTTGCAGCGGCGGCACCAGAATGGAG ATCGCGGACCAACCAGTACTGAAACACCTGACCTCCTCCTGACGTCTTCTTCTGCAGGCGATGGCGTGGACGAAGCGAACAACATTCTCGTGCGACGGTACGGTGAGGTGGTTATTAACACGATCAGCAATATTGGAGCCGTGTTGGAGTATCCAAAAG ATTTCATCAAGGAATCAGCACGCCCTTCGTACTGGGTGCCGGATGCCGAAGCGCTGAACTGTTTCATCTGCGAGCTGGAGTTTGGATCACCGGAGGAGCTCAACACGGTCTACCCGCTCGGTAAAGTGGATGCGGGTTGGGGTCCCGTTAGCAGCGGGTCATCCGGAGGAAGCAACAAGCGCACATCACACTCCCCACCTTCGTCATCCTCGTCCCCTGCACCATCCCCTGCTAGACGCAACGAAAATGGGACCAACGATTCGCGCcgtcagcaacagcagctgccAACGTCGTCATCCACCACCGGAGGCGTCTCCCCGGCCAGTCACCACACAGTCTCGATGGCCACCCCAGTGCCATCATCCGCACGCTCCACTTCGTCGGCCTCCGCGTATCGAACGATCGATCGGCGAAGGCACCACTGCCGGGCGTGTGGGAATGCCGTTTGTGCGAGCTGCTCGCAGAATCGCCGACCTGTCCCGAAGCGCGGTTGGCTGAGCGATGTCCGTGTGTGCAACGGTTGCTTCACGACGGAAGATTAA
- the LOC131261191 gene encoding leucine-rich PPR motif-containing protein, mitochondrial, producing the protein MNHLRAAITRHHRLCAVTVGRRVLQRAAGTNFPTVLPQFPASLATRLLSQSVRLCQTVPQAAKNATSPPIDRQPVTGKQTKDSATIIEELRSDAIVYRRVQLEKLNQLLAKPYEIPADAYEFLLQCCGTLLCSETLETRMRVFEQFWFYLGEPRLVHWKILLQVYRENERTIDDVPALLDSMGPIEKDAELYQALLAALAEKGDIAEMKLVRDMMKELKIPLTIELINLMIRGNGRAGDLDGVQMVLETMSAANMSANGETYGELMIAFLQDGMADRVLKMLREKGSQLNEKHILELLSLAVEKTNVEMVRVLLKLLPEEIASESKIHPVLRNVLSGLVHTGHYDGLLMLLEELPAPQFLANENTDGYATFLMVDMLRHNAPFERLNKLLAMLIRTERNLRAYHVACECAAKAAHPSFSRLLAALAPLEALRPHYFWPLFLQRSQSDGEAGILGVLKLMQKLKVEPDEETITLYVLPKLSVTLKDSRTALKILEDCGVRTAVLMTPYVSHLLYQNRFDDVLTIVRRYPTKLDTETLLWPLILQANVNRSAAHQRKLCELIRALKDKAADPRHDLAGQLVLEVISNKKSKHDTNSLRSLLNEYEKFEIRLSRMAAGVLKNHFARVPPGTAVVGKPATSESIDSLLKKLTDEQLTILSKELFDTISVHPRDMNYDELECHLVELEQKKLNTRGVLRRLLQLCVREGRHKRALELKQRCDQAKVEQSSGMLASLVELYTKVGDPEQAGRTLEQLKKQFPGFIVDDHKIIDYAALLIERGQLDGAKKVLRERATSGGKLRGADGGTTGKNLWNLLTNTAQWAAKERRKQPSSTAAVASPNTTQKMLDFLVELGYCTYDNTLLGPVLREYLLAGQQRAAIEEFQRIAKEKRRTPLQLEIITLLVRLTNGTEPDIPSEDAKALLSETIQLVSQIHGSVNTNNTLIVALAEAGTEAQLRRMLINPEVRINHEYILTQCEFLVNSGKLDVVLRLAKCSKGLANVRENDFLQLVLAQYVRENNCEAAVQLFQRLLNDEDELKITTDFARKLSDLLEANNYEIPANLQMYLK; encoded by the coding sequence atgaatcatCTACGGGCAGCAATAACCAGACACCATCGACTGTGTGCCGTAACCGTCGGACGTCGTGTGCTGCAACGGGCGGCCGGAACCAATTTCCCAACGGTTCTACCACAGTTTCCCGCTTCCCTTGCCACCCGGTTACTTTCGCAGTCGGTACGCCTTTGCCAAACGGTACCACAGGCCGCCAAGAATGCCACCTCACCACCCATCGATCGCCAACCGGTCACCGGCAAACAAACTAAAGACAGTGCCACCATCATCGAGGAGCTGCGTTCCGATGCGATCGTGTACCGGCGGGTGCAGCTGGAAAAGTTAAATCAACTACTCGCCAAACCGTACGAAATCCCTGCCGATGCGTATGAGTTCCTGCTGCAGTGCTGCGGTACGCTGCTATGCTCGGAAACACTCGAGACGCGGATGCGGGTATTCGAACAGTTTTGGTTCTACCTCGGTGAACCGCGGCTCGTCCACTGGAAGATCCTGCTGCAGGTGTACCGGGAAAACGAGCGAACGATCGACGATGTGCCGGCACTGCTCGACAGTATGGGCCCGATCGAGAAGGATGCCGAACTTTACCAGGCGCTGCTGGCAGCGCTGGCCGAAAAGGGTGACATCGCCGAAATGAAGCTGGTGCGCGATATGATGAAGGAGCTTAAAATTCCATTGACGATCGAGCTGATCAATCTGATGATCCGCGGGAACGGTCGGGCTGGCGATCTCGATGGTGTGCAGATGGTGCTGGAAACTATGAGTGCCGCGAACATGTCGGCCAACGGCGAAACGTACGGCGAGCTGATGATAGCGTTCCTGCAGGACGGCATGGCCGATCGGGTGTTGAAGATGCTGCGCGAAAAAGGCTCCCAGTTGAACGAGAAACACATCCTGGAGCTGCTCAGCTTGGCGGTGGAGAAGACAAACGTCGAGATGGTTCGGGTGTTGCTGAAACTCCTACCGGAGGAAATTGCCAGCGAAAGTAAGATTCATCCGGTGCTGAGAAACGTCCTCAGTGGGCTCGTGCATACTGGTCACTACGATGGTCTTCTGATGCTACTGGAAGAACTTCCGGCGCCACAGTTTCTGGCGAATGAAAACACGGACGGATATGCGACCTTCCTTATGGTGGACATGCTGCGTCACAATGCACCCTTCGAGCGGTTGAACAAACTACTAGCAATGCTTATTCGTACCGAAAGGAATCTAAGGGCGTACCATGTGGCCTGCGAGTGTGCGGCCAAGGCAGCCCATCCATCCTTTTCGCGCCTTCTGGCCGCCCTGGCACCGCTCGAAGCCTTACGGCCACACTACTTCTGGCCACTGTTCCTACAGCGCTCGCAATCCGACGGCGAGGCAGGAATTTTGGGTGTGCTGAAGTTGATGCAAAAGCTAAAGGTTGAACCGGACGAAGAAACGATCACACTCTACGTGCTACCCAAACTCTCCGTGACGCTCAAGGACTCCCGGACGGCACTGAAGATCCTCGAAGACTGTGGAGTTCGCACGGCCGTCCTGATGACGCCATACGTTTCGCACCTTCTCTACCAGAACCGCTTCGACGATGTGCTAACGATCGTTCGCCGGTACCCGACCAAGCTCGACACAGAAACGCTCCTGTGGCCGTTGATACTGCAGGCGAACGTTAATCGATCGGCGGCCCACCAGCGAAAACTTTGCGAGCTCATTCGGGCGCTCAAGGATAAGGCGGCCGATCCGCGGCATGATCTCGCCGGCCAGCTCGTGCTGGAGGTGATAAGCAATAAAAAGTCCAAACACGACACCAACAGTCTCCGCTCGCTGCTGAATGAGTACGAGAAATTCGAAATCCGGCTCTCGCGGATGGCCGCAGGTGTGTTGAAGAATCATTTCGCCCGGGTTCCTCCAGGAACGGCTGTGGTTGGTAAACCCGCCACCTCCGAGTCGATCGATAGCTTACTCAAGAAGCTCACGGACGAACAGCTAACGATCCTCTCGAAGGAACTATTCGATACGATCAGTGTGCACCCGCGGGACATGAACTACGACGAGCTCGAGTGCCATCTGGTGGAGCTTGAGCAGAAGAAGCTAAACACGCGCGGTGTTCTAAGGCGACTGTTGCAGCTTTGTGTGCGAGAAGGTCGCCACAAACGTGCCCTGGAGTTGAAGCAACGGTGCGACCAAGCAAAGGTGGAGCAGAGCTCCGGCATGCTGGCCTCGCTTGTCGAGCTGTACACGAAGGTGGGCGATCCGGAGCAGGCCGGTCGTACGCTGGAGCAGCTGAAGAAACAGTTCCCCGGTTTCATCGTGGACGATCACAAGATCATCGATTACGCCGCACTGCTGATCGAGCGTGGTCAGCTCGATGGGGCGAAAAAGGTACTCCGAGAACGGGCGACATCCGGAGGGAAACTGCGCGGAGCCGACGGTGGCACTACCGGCAAAAACCTTTGGAACCTCCTCACGAACACGGCCCAGTGGGCAGCCAAGGAACGTCGGAAACAACCGTCGTCAACAGCAGCTGTTGCATCACCAAACACCACCCAGAAAATGTTGGATTTTCTCGTCGAGCTCGGCTACTGCACGTACGACAATACGCTGCTCGGACCGGTCCTGAGGGAGTACCTGCTGGCCGGTCAGCAACGGGCCGCCATCGAAGAGTTCCAGCGCatagcgaaggaaaaacgtcGTACGCCACTGCAGCTGGAAATAATCACGCTCCTGGTGCGACTAACCAATGGCACCGAACCGGACATTCCCAGCGAGGACGCCAAAGCACTGCTCAGCGAAACCATCCAACTGGTGTCGCAAATTCACGGTTCGGTCAACACGAACAACACGCTTATCGTAGCCCTGGCGGAGGCCGGCACCGAGGCTCAACTGCGCCGGATGTTGATTAATCCGGAGGTGCGCATCAACCACGAGTACATTCTGACGCAGTGCGAGTTTCTCGTGAACAGTGGCAAGCTGGATGTGGTGCTGCGGTTGGCCAAGTGCAGCAAGGGGTTGGCGAATGTGCGCGAGAATGACTTCCTGCAGCTCGTGCTGGCGCAGTACGTGCGCGAAAACAACTGCGAGGCGGCGGTACAGCTCTTCCAGCGGCTGCTcaacgacgaggacgagctgAAGATTACCACGGACTTTGCCCGCAAGCTGTCCGATTTGCTGGAGGCCAACAACTACGAGATACCGGCGAACTTGCAGATGTACCTTAAATGA